Proteins from one Malaya genurostris strain Urasoe2022 chromosome 2, Malgen_1.1, whole genome shotgun sequence genomic window:
- the LOC131432384 gene encoding uncharacterized protein LOC131432384 isoform X2, giving the protein MPSEGGLSAIWLVIGFLLCRSGGNILAGGVSIFPTNKLSIMQGAGFLAYLVPTQTGELVQWSHCSVMVAGNSYSLDNDQVHVVGGVTRVQRFNASVCGIRVENVQKIVEQDWTLSVLGADSKTIVQNLSLSVYLPKIIDILNVTISDTASSYSLFCPEDSSRRYCRILDQTDNVYPGCTKTFDVTWETAQFRCRMLYWGDMDEIETVINVSVEKSKRDVSISMLENESHVVLSCRYKSKVNPCRAVSVGSNRQMLLLDGHLTERYSAYDTHMESGICSIEILKPLHPEDYGIWRVFLELPNDYSGCVFNLDYKFSTMPDQSNDVVANTQLIKVFREPSQSTTTELSCEVSYPIDYCYLSGPNGGNYVPSRFDNLKTLGICLFNVVNITTGKWACGINDRIGDEDRMIYFDVEVYDQPGETITPLITGSAGDEDVKLLCRTILDMPIEICRFVSPSGEVHGLSENIVPNDVSRFRYYGKGLRTGECGMEIMALKQEDFGQWKCLIKVKNKDYAINFDVVEEGEL; this is encoded by the exons ATGCCAAGTGAGGGTGGATTATCGGCTATATGGCTTGTGATTGGTTTCTTATTGTGTCGGTCAGGAGGGAACATACTGGCTGGTGGTGTCTCGATTTTTCCCACCAATAAACTCTCGATCATGCAGGGAGCCGGATTTTTAGCATATCTTGTACCTACCCAAACTGGTGAATTGGTCCAATGGTCTCATTGTTCGGTGATGGTCGCTGGAAACAGCTACAGTTTGGACAATGATCAGGTTCATGTGGTCGGAGGGGTAACCAGGGTGCAGAGATTCAACGCGAGCGTTTGTGGTATTCGGGTTGAAAATGTTCAGAAAATTGTTGAACAAGATTGGACATTGTCGGTCTTAGGTGCCGACTCTAAAACAATCGTACAGAATTTATCATTATCGGTTTATT tacctaaaattattgatatactGAACGTCACCATCAGTGATACTGCAAGCTCTTATAGTCTGTTTTGTCCGGAGGACAGTTCCCGGCGATATTGCCGTATTTTGGATCAGACCGATAATGTCTACCCAGGCTGCACGAAAACGTTTGATGTGACTTGGGAAACGGCACAGTTTCGATGCCGTATGCTTTACTGGGGTGATATGGATGAAATCGAAACTGTAATCAATGTGAGCGTTGAGA AGAGTAAACGCGATGTATCCATTTCAATGCTGGAGAATGAGTCACACGTGGTTCTAAGTTGTCGCTACAAAAGTAAAGTGAATCCGTGTCGTGCTGTTTCTGTTGGCAGCAATCGACAGATGTTGCTACTCGACGGGCATCTGACCGAACGATATTCGGCCTATGATACGCA TATGGAATCGGGAATATGCagtattgaaatacttaaacctCTACACCCAGAAGATTACGGAATTTGGCGTGTATTTCTGGAGCTCCCTAATGACTACAGCGGATGTGTGTTCAATCTCGACTATAAATTTAGTACTATGCCTGATCAATCCAACGATGTCGTAGCAAACACCCAACTAATTAAAGTGTTCCGCGAACCGAGTCAATCTACTACAACCGAACTGAGCTGTGAAGTGTCGTACCCAATCGACTACTGCTATTTATCAGGACCGAATGGTGGCAATTATGTTCCTTCTAGATTTGATAATCTCAAAACGTTAGGAATATGTTTGTTTAATGTCGTGAACATTACCACTGGAAAGTGGGCTTGTGGGATCAACGATCGGATTGGAGACGAGGATCGGATGATCTACTTTGACGTCGAAGTATATGATCAACCTGGCGAAACAATTACCCCATTAATTACGGGTAGTGCCGGAGATGAAGATGTAAAGTTGCTTTGCAGAACAATCCTGGATATGCCTATCGAAATCTGTCGATTTGTTAGTCCCTCGGGAGAGGTGCACGGTCTGTCAGAAAATATTGTACCCAACGACGTTTCTCGATTTCGCTATTATGGCAAGGGGTTGCGGACCGGCGAATGTGGAATGGAAATCATGGCACTGAAACAGGAAGATTTTGGCCAATGGAAATGTTTGATCAAGGTTAAAAACAAGGATTACGCAATCAACTTCGATGTAGTAGAAGAAGGTGAG TTATAG
- the LOC131432384 gene encoding uncharacterized protein LOC131432384 isoform X1, producing MPSEGGLSAIWLVIGFLLCRSGGNILAGGVSIFPTNKLSIMQGAGFLAYLVPTQTGELVQWSHCSVMVAGNSYSLDNDQVHVVGGVTRVQRFNASVCGIRVENVQKIVEQDWTLSVLGADSKTIVQNLSLSVYLPKIIDILNVTISDTASSYSLFCPEDSSRRYCRILDQTDNVYPGCTKTFDVTWETAQFRCRMLYWGDMDEIETVINVSVEKSKRDVSISMLENESHVVLSCRYKSKVNPCRAVSVGSNRQMLLLDGHLTERYSAYDTHMESGICSIEILKPLHPEDYGIWRVFLELPNDYSGCVFNLDYKFSTMPDQSNDVVANTQLIKVFREPSQSTTTELSCEVSYPIDYCYLSGPNGGNYVPSRFDNLKTLGICLFNVVNITTGKWACGINDRIGDEDRMIYFDVEVYDQPGETITPLITGSAGDEDVKLLCRTILDMPIEICRFVSPSGEVHGLSENIVPNDVSRFRYYGKGLRTGECGMEIMALKQEDFGQWKCLIKVKNKDYAINFDVVEEVIGRTAVVAISVSVTVVACFVGGFFAYKKFFRRRIAYQNDLRSSEGVGL from the exons ATGCCAAGTGAGGGTGGATTATCGGCTATATGGCTTGTGATTGGTTTCTTATTGTGTCGGTCAGGAGGGAACATACTGGCTGGTGGTGTCTCGATTTTTCCCACCAATAAACTCTCGATCATGCAGGGAGCCGGATTTTTAGCATATCTTGTACCTACCCAAACTGGTGAATTGGTCCAATGGTCTCATTGTTCGGTGATGGTCGCTGGAAACAGCTACAGTTTGGACAATGATCAGGTTCATGTGGTCGGAGGGGTAACCAGGGTGCAGAGATTCAACGCGAGCGTTTGTGGTATTCGGGTTGAAAATGTTCAGAAAATTGTTGAACAAGATTGGACATTGTCGGTCTTAGGTGCCGACTCTAAAACAATCGTACAGAATTTATCATTATCGGTTTATT tacctaaaattattgatatactGAACGTCACCATCAGTGATACTGCAAGCTCTTATAGTCTGTTTTGTCCGGAGGACAGTTCCCGGCGATATTGCCGTATTTTGGATCAGACCGATAATGTCTACCCAGGCTGCACGAAAACGTTTGATGTGACTTGGGAAACGGCACAGTTTCGATGCCGTATGCTTTACTGGGGTGATATGGATGAAATCGAAACTGTAATCAATGTGAGCGTTGAGA AGAGTAAACGCGATGTATCCATTTCAATGCTGGAGAATGAGTCACACGTGGTTCTAAGTTGTCGCTACAAAAGTAAAGTGAATCCGTGTCGTGCTGTTTCTGTTGGCAGCAATCGACAGATGTTGCTACTCGACGGGCATCTGACCGAACGATATTCGGCCTATGATACGCA TATGGAATCGGGAATATGCagtattgaaatacttaaacctCTACACCCAGAAGATTACGGAATTTGGCGTGTATTTCTGGAGCTCCCTAATGACTACAGCGGATGTGTGTTCAATCTCGACTATAAATTTAGTACTATGCCTGATCAATCCAACGATGTCGTAGCAAACACCCAACTAATTAAAGTGTTCCGCGAACCGAGTCAATCTACTACAACCGAACTGAGCTGTGAAGTGTCGTACCCAATCGACTACTGCTATTTATCAGGACCGAATGGTGGCAATTATGTTCCTTCTAGATTTGATAATCTCAAAACGTTAGGAATATGTTTGTTTAATGTCGTGAACATTACCACTGGAAAGTGGGCTTGTGGGATCAACGATCGGATTGGAGACGAGGATCGGATGATCTACTTTGACGTCGAAGTATATGATCAACCTGGCGAAACAATTACCCCATTAATTACGGGTAGTGCCGGAGATGAAGATGTAAAGTTGCTTTGCAGAACAATCCTGGATATGCCTATCGAAATCTGTCGATTTGTTAGTCCCTCGGGAGAGGTGCACGGTCTGTCAGAAAATATTGTACCCAACGACGTTTCTCGATTTCGCTATTATGGCAAGGGGTTGCGGACCGGCGAATGTGGAATGGAAATCATGGCACTGAAACAGGAAGATTTTGGCCAATGGAAATGTTTGATCAAGGTTAAAAACAAGGATTACGCAATCAACTTCGATGTAGTAGAAGAAG TTATAGGAAGAACAGCAGTAGTGGCCATTTCTGTCAGTGTGACCGTTGTCGCATGCTTCGTTGGTGGATTTTTCGCCTACAAGAAATTTTTTAGACGTCGAATTGCGTATCAGAACGACTTGCGATCGTCCGAAGGTGTAGGACTTTAA